A region of the Drosophila subobscura isolate 14011-0131.10 chromosome J, UCBerk_Dsub_1.0, whole genome shotgun sequence genome:
GCAGATCCACGACACTCTGCTTGGCATCTGTGGGCTTGCCCGGCGAGTCCTCAGCCTTCACCTGCAGCCGAATGTGCGGCGTGCGCTCCCGATCGATGGTCTGATCGCGGGCCACGATCACCTCGCCAGTGAGGTTGTTGATCTCAAAGAGCATCGCGTGCTCGCCCTGCAGCGAGTAGACAATCTTGTGGTAGCCCAGACGCTCGTCCCTGGCATTCAGCACGGCATCCTTGTCCAGCGCCCGCACACGCACCACCCGCTCCGGGTGCATTCGGTTCTCGATGATCGTGGCACGGTAGGAGCTCTGCTCGAACCGCGGACTATTGTCGTTCACGTTCTCCACGCTGATGTTGAGGCGGCTCACGGTGCTCCGCTGGCGATCTGCACTGCTGGCACGCACCTGCAGCTCGAACTCCGGGCCGTAGCCCGCCTCCGCCAGTGCCTCGTAGTCGAGTCGCTTCTTCAGGATGACCTCGCCGGTGCGTTCCGCTATCTGGAAGTACTCCAGCTGCTTGGGTTCGATCAGCTCGAAGCTGGTTATGGGCTGACGCGTCACAGGATCCTCTGCCTGCAGAATGAAGAGGGCACTGTCGATGGGCATCTCCTCCTTGATTTTGATATCTATGACGGGCCGAGAGCTGCTCCAGCCGGGATTCTTGAACACTGGATTGGTGTCCTGGAAGGACTGCACATAGACAGTCACCTCGGTGCTGTCCACCTGCCCCTCGGGATCCACCTCTGCATTCAGATCTCGCACTTGCACCGTGAAGATGATAATGGCAGCCACATCGTGCCGCAGCGAACTGTTCACAAAGATCTCCCCGCTCTGGCTGTCGATGCGGAAGGCCTCCTGCACTCGGTAGCTGCTGCGATTGGTGATGCTGACGCCCGCCTTGGTGGTGGCCTGCACTCCACCCAGCAGACTGTACTCCAGTCTCGAATTGAGATCCTTGTCAATGGCCTTCACACGCAGCACGCTCTCCCCAATGGCCGTTCGCTCGGACACATAAGCCGCGTAGCTGGCCTGCTCGAACTTTGGTCGCTCGTCATTGATGTCCTTCACGTTCACATAGACCGTGCTGGTGGCAGTTTCCGGTATGGGTGTGCCCGAGTCCACGGCATTCACGATGATCTCAAAGCTATTCATATTCGAATCGCGATCGATGTGCGCCTGCGTGGAGACTGTAATGACACCGGATCTAGGGTAGGGGAAGACAAATTCATGACTCAAACAGTTGGTGGATGGCTGGACTGTACTTACTCCTCATCAATCTCAAAGTTATCATTGGCGCCCACTATCCTGTAACGCAGCAGACTGTCCAGGCCATCGGGATCGTGTGCAGACACCGAAGTCACATTGTAACCCGGAGCGGCATTCTCCGGAATGGACACGCGATAGCTGGGCGGTCCTATGATGGGCAGATTCTCCACATTTTGAAAGTGTCCCCTGAAGATGGGACGCTGATTGCCAGAGATGCCCACACGCACGAGCACACGTGTGGTGTTTGAGAGAGGTGGCACACCTaaggaaaaccaaaattaaacTCTGCAAATAGTGGGGAAATATTCCCAAGGCTTACCAAAATCTGTTGCGGAGACCACCAGCTCGTATTCGCCACGTTCCGTGTCCATGGATCGAGCTGCCTTCTGTATGATTATCTCGCCCGTATCCGGCTCGATGCGGAACACATTCCCCGCTATGCTGTTCTCCGAGACAATGGCATAGGTGACCCGTCCATTGCCCTGGGTGGGACCATCCGAGTCATGGGCACGCACAAAGAACTGCGGTTCAAAGATGGCCGCTCCTTCGCGGATGGTGCGACTGTACTCCTTGCTCTCGAAGCTCGGATGATTGTCGTTGACATCGACAACGCCGACAAAGAGATTCGCATTCGACTCTCGACCACCACCATCGACGGCGACAACTGTCAGGCTGTAGCTGCTCTGTTTCTCGTAGTCCAACTGCCGCTGGAGGTAGAGGCCGCCCGTCTCGCTGTCCACATTGAAGTTGTCCGCTCCAAAGCCCTTGAGCACATACCTCACGTGTCCGAACTCACCGGAATCTGCATCCGTGGCCTTTACATGCCCAATGAGGGCATCGATGGACATGTTTTCGGCTGCGGTAAATCGATATGTGGGCTGGGCGAACACTGGAGCATTGTCATTGGCATCCAGCAGGTGGATCTCCACACGAGCCTTGGCCTTTTCCACGCCCTTTACCATCGCCACCAAATCGAATTCGAATTTGCGCTGCTCTGGATCGGATACATCGTAATCCAAGCGACTGGCATCCAGAACTTTGACCACCACAGGGGTACGACCCTGTGCCTCGGTGGGGGAGATGGCAAAGACGCCCTCAGAGTTGGCGACATTCCGCAGGGTCAGCTGGTAGCGACTGTTCTCGCCCATGTCCCGATCGTCGACGAATATCGAGAGACCCGGCAGCGGCATGCCGTTGGCCAGATTCTCCGCAATCGAGACATTGAAGTGGGAGGCACTGAACGTGGGCTGGTGATCGTCGACATCCGTTACGACGATTGTGACGCGCGTTATCGAGTGCTCGGCGGGAATGGCACCGTCAATCAGTTCGGTGGCACGAATGGAGAACACGTAGACGCCGCCGTTCTGCAGTATCTCCGCATTCTCGCGATCCAGCGGCTCCGCCGTGGTCTGCAGCACAGCGCTGCCCTCCCTGGGATCCCCGAAGGGCACCAATTCAAAGTGCCCAAAGGGTTCGTCCTCCAGCGATAGGAATATATCTCGGGGTATGCCCACATCCCCATCTATGGCCTTGACTGTCAAAATGCTGACTCCAGCTGGTGTGTTCTCCGCCACCGTGGCCGAGTAGGGGGCATTGGTGAAGACGGGCGGCTGATCCTGAATGTCAATCACATTTATGGAAATGGTAGCCAGCGAGGAGAGGCGATTCTCGTGCGCACTGTCCGAGGCCGAGATGGTCATGATGTACGAGGGACGACTCTCAAAGTCCAGCGGCTGCTTCAGCGCCACTCGGGCGGTGTAATTCCCATCGGAGATTTTCACGGCACGCACGGCAAAGATGTCGCAAATGTCGTTCTCCTGGAGAAGGTAAAGGAAATTTAAGATTTCTctctatataaatatttctgcaaCACTCACCTCGACGCAGTTCAGCTGCACCTCAGCATTGACACCCTCATCACGATCCACGACAATGATTGCTGGCTCCACATTCAGTTCGGCGCCCACTGGCAGGGACTCGCTGACGCTGGCTGTGTAGGGTCTGCCGATGAATGTGGGCTGATTGTCGTTGTAGTCCCGCACGGGTATCTCGCGACGCTGCGACACCGTGTTGGGCTCTGTGCCATAGACGCCCTCGTCGGTGATGCTGATGATCACCTCGATGGTGTCTTGCGTCTCCCGATCCAGTTCCTGCCGCAGCCGTACCACGCCCGTCTCCCGATCCACCGAAAAGACTGGCCCACTTATGCTGTACTTGAGGCGGCCACCCTCCGGATCGGTGCCtgtgtagagagagagagagggagagagagagagagtgcaacaAAATTAGTTGGAGAGTAAAGCGGTTTGTCGGTCTATCATCCCACTGCTTGACACGCTCACTGCTTTAATTACGAGTTATCCGAGCTAACGTCATAGGCTGTCACTTCATGGAAGTCGTTCAGTAGTGCCAGTGTTACTTCCCGACTCCCCCGGCGGTGGGGGTTTTTATGTAAAAGCGTGTGAAAAATGCTAATTTAGTTCCCACAACCTCCTTcgccttctgtgtgtgtctctctagTCGAATGCGTTCGCACCGCCCTATGCCGGCAAAACGGGGCCAACCAACTAGTTGGGAGTTGAGTCGGTAAGCAGTCGCGTTTCTGTCTACCACTAAGTGGATTGTGTCATTCCCCCGGcaatttctctttctctttgctccAGTCTAATAACAGGAAATATAAGTAAATCcaacaaaaacatacaacaCCAAAGCCAGATCCCAGCTTGAGGGCACCACGAAATTACTTTGGAAATTCTTCTAGAGCAATGATGGAGGGCAGGGAAAGAGGAAAAATAACTGgagagaaaacaaatgaacCCGAGAAGAGCTTACCAAAGGAAAACAGAGAGCAATAAGCGGTCGGGAAAACTGCTTTTGGCACTGCTTGCCTGCCAGCCAGATTTTTTCAAGTTTGCTCTAACCATTCAGAGGGGTACTCCGTCGGAGACTGTGGGGGGATC
Encoded here:
- the LOC117893994 gene encoding cadherin-23; translated protein: MLPLGLPLLLLLLLSSSRSMAQLLNHPPQFVPGTGDMSRFSLSENTPVGSPIFQLKGTDPEGGRLKYSISGPVFSVDRETGVVRLRQELDRETQDTIEVIISITDEGVYGTEPNTVSQRREIPVRDYNDNQPTFIGRPYTASVSESLPVGAELNVEPAIIVVDRDEGVNAEVQLNCVEENDICDIFAVRAVKISDGNYTARVALKQPLDFESRPSYIMTISASDSAHENRLSSLATISINVIDIQDQPPVFTNAPYSATVAENTPAGVSILTVKAIDGDVGIPRDIFLSLEDEPFGHFELVPFGDPREGSAVLQTTAEPLDRENAEILQNGGVYVFSIRATELIDGAIPAEHSITRVTIVVTDVDDHQPTFSASHFNVSIAENLANGMPLPGLSIFVDDRDMGENSRYQLTLRNVANSEGVFAISPTEAQGRTPVVVKVLDASRLDYDVSDPEQRKFEFDLVAMVKGVEKAKARVEIHLLDANDNAPVFAQPTYRFTAAENMSIDALIGHVKATDADSGEFGHVRYVLKGFGADNFNVDSETGGLYLQRQLDYEKQSSYSLTVVAVDGGGRESNANLFVGVVDVNDNHPSFESKEYSRTIREGAAIFEPQFFVRAHDSDGPTQGNGRVTYAIVSENSIAGNVFRIEPDTGEIIIQKAARSMDTERGEYELVVSATDFGVPPLSNTTRVLVRVGISGNQRPIFRGHFQNVENLPIIGPPSYRVSIPENAAPGYNVTSVSAHDPDGLDSLLRYRIVGANDNFEIDEESGVITVSTQAHIDRDSNMNSFEIIVNAVDSGTPIPETATSTVYVNVKDINDERPKFEQASYAAYVSERTAIGESVLRVKAIDKDLNSRLEYSLLGGVQATTKAGVSITNRSSYRVQEAFRIDSQSGEIFVNSSLRHDVAAIIIFTVQVRDLNAEVDPEGQVDSTEVTVYVQSFQDTNPVFKNPGWSSSRPVIDIKIKEEMPIDSALFILQAEDPVTRQPITSFELIEPKQLEYFQIAERTGEVILKKRLDYEALAEAGYGPEFELQVRASSADRQRSTVSRLNISVENVNDNSPRFEQSSYRATIIENRMHPERVVRVRALDKDAVLNARDERLGYHKIVYSLQGEHAMLFEINNLTGEVIVARDQTIDRERTPHIRLQVKAEDSPGKPTDAKQSVVDLLIDVLDVNDNAPAFTQKKYSTVIPENAQIDSFVLQLEALDADEGLGGEVRYELVNEGEANGLFKINPKTGLLSTRRNLTGKGRAEPYTLIVRAQDNGGQLPKQPTLSTDVDVRIFIGDVSANDGVPYFVAPRVGQMANVTENAVIGAPVFQVIANDPDDESTPSGTITYRILPDTVDAEAFAIDTHTGLITTRQSLDRETKNMYKIILEVSDNGQPKQSVTRILQIAVLDVDDHEPRFAREIDEGPLSMTVSEAEPAGTVVGSFSAVDEDMGENAAIDYVIIEGNNEQIFTIERTNDSLAILKTNQPIDRELVESFTLTVKCLKWGEPGYKFIGDAYDRQDPSHLRIAIRVLDIDDNLPQFEQPDPTVGIRINVPIDTVVTTLRASDADAEAPPITLSIENVTFVPQFYKRSRQLAVGNLQNLFTLNNRTGELRTGGSFLDYVDGYFLMRVAANNSAQPKRQAHSHLKVFVIRDKSLLKFVFARPPNEIQHNIRPFQEQLQKKLKPLGLELHVLDTQVFTRPDMSLDFTATSSCFQMFKDGTALSLREMQKLMNSQQLRQELIDIYAAYGVSEVESCSVRRVHAAAIFAGMLTSAGAWLVFLATLIGLAALISLCTACCLKKKFKRHSKRSLQASLRSPTEHTPTSYSYSMPAVLYSEPIYGPL